Proteins encoded within one genomic window of Methanosarcina barkeri str. Wiesmoor:
- a CDS encoding DUF4145 domain-containing protein has product MIIPGERGKCPHCLVVNKFESTQIDTHSRQWFGYQIDRILEDISLENSFNGEYITLIVSRCAECGKNVIFLNNEMIYPAGSSRPPCPSEVPADISQDYIEACLVEPYSKKAAAALARRCLQSMLRDKGVKPGDLSKEIDEAMQTLPSYLAESIDAIRHIGNFAAHPNKSTSTGQIVDVEIGEAEWALDVLEDLFDFYYVQPAITQRKKDAMNEKLKDLGKPPLKKPN; this is encoded by the coding sequence ATGATAATTCCTGGTGAACGCGGTAAATGCCCACATTGTTTGGTTGTAAATAAATTTGAAAGCACTCAAATTGATACGCATAGTCGACAGTGGTTTGGCTATCAAATAGATAGAATCCTTGAAGATATAAGTTTGGAGAACAGCTTTAATGGTGAATATATTACTTTGATAGTTTCTCGTTGTGCTGAATGTGGTAAGAATGTAATATTCCTAAATAATGAAATGATATATCCGGCTGGATCTTCAAGACCACCATGTCCTAGTGAAGTGCCAGCGGATATAAGTCAAGACTATATTGAAGCTTGTTTGGTTGAGCCATACAGCAAAAAAGCTGCTGCTGCTTTAGCTAGAAGGTGTTTGCAGAGCATGCTTCGTGATAAAGGCGTAAAGCCTGGAGATTTGTCAAAAGAAATTGACGAGGCAATGCAAACGTTACCTTCGTATCTGGCAGAATCAATCGATGCTATTAGGCATATAGGAAACTTTGCAGCACACCCAAATAAATCCACTTCTACCGGACAAATAGTTGACGTTGAAATCGGTGAAGCAGAATGGGCTTTAGATGTACTCGAAGATTTATTTGATTTTTATTATGTTCAACCAGCAATTACGCAACGCAAAAAAGATGCTATGAATGAGAAATTGAAGGACCTTGGAAAACCGCCTTTGAAAAAGCCCAACTAA
- a CDS encoding Coenzyme F420 hydrogenase/dehydrogenase, beta subunit C-terminal domain: MKPSEGDMFYVQACDQKLLEKGESGGAVSALLKFALESGSVDAVLGVRKGADIYDAVPVLITDPAEISEISGSLHFGTLLLSRLFSKYLEKADNLKIAVSLKGCDVMGLYELAKRGEVRLENILMLGLNCGGSISPEMARKMIVETFSVNPDSVKKERIAKGKFIVETPEEEFSIPIDKLEEANFGRRSNCRRCKLKIPRQADLACGEWGVMGMEATFVEVCSAKGAELLKQAKTAGVVETFPPVPKGVEIRGKIEKSMLKLAEGWREKDFQSLGEGKTRLKQLVDETSRCIKCYTCIEVCPALSGTKVSDFTITPGKVPPSFAFHALRYSLVADSCINCGQCEELCPMDIPNALFMHSFAVEFQELYGYQAGQDLSVPNISPLEIFRQKENRKKLGCKKN; this comes from the coding sequence TTGCACTGGAAAGCGGAAGTGTGGACGCAGTGCTCGGGGTCAGGAAAGGAGCCGACATCTATGATGCTGTACCTGTGTTGATTACGGACCCGGCAGAAATTTCGGAAATTTCGGGTTCCCTGCATTTCGGGACCCTTCTTCTGTCCAGACTTTTCAGCAAGTACCTGGAAAAGGCAGATAACCTGAAAATTGCAGTCTCCCTGAAAGGATGCGATGTCATGGGTCTTTATGAGCTTGCAAAGCGGGGAGAAGTCAGGCTGGAAAATATCCTCATGCTTGGGCTAAACTGCGGAGGCTCAATCAGTCCGGAAATGGCAAGGAAGATGATTGTAGAAACATTTTCAGTTAACCCTGACTCGGTTAAAAAGGAAAGGATTGCTAAGGGGAAGTTTATCGTTGAAACTCCTGAAGAGGAGTTTTCTATACCCATAGACAAATTGGAAGAGGCAAACTTTGGAAGAAGAAGTAACTGCAGGCGCTGCAAACTGAAAATCCCAAGGCAGGCTGACCTTGCCTGTGGAGAATGGGGCGTTATGGGTATGGAAGCAACCTTTGTTGAGGTATGCAGTGCAAAAGGCGCAGAACTACTTAAACAGGCAAAAACTGCAGGCGTGGTTGAAACTTTTCCTCCTGTCCCAAAAGGGGTGGAGATTCGGGGGAAAATCGAGAAGTCGATGCTGAAGCTGGCCGAGGGCTGGAGAGAGAAAGATTTTCAGTCGTTAGGGGAGGGAAAAACCCGCCTGAAACAGCTTGTGGATGAGACTTCACGTTGTATCAAGTGCTATACCTGCATTGAAGTATGTCCTGCCCTGTCCGGGACAAAAGTATCAGACTTTACTATCACCCCTGGAAAGGTTCCTCCTTCCTTTGCCTTTCATGCACTACGATATTCCCTTGTTGCAGATTCCTGTATCAACTGCGGACAATGCGAAGAACTCTGCCCAATGGATATCCCAAATGCCCTTTTTATGCATTCCTTTGCTGTGGAATTTCAGGAACTCTACGGCTATCAGGCAGGGCAGGACCTTTCAGTCCCGAATATCTCACCATTGGAAATTTTCCGGCAGAAAGAAAACAGGAAAAAATTAGGTTGTAAAAAAAATTGA